The Spirosoma foliorum genome has a window encoding:
- a CDS encoding DEAD/DEAH box helicase, producing MAERITYGKTWWGQQWLNALTSIDMANRIPRGKTYANQGAVMGLLISNNQISASVKGSAPRPYKIKLSVPLFTNQEKDWLLTEIRENPAILAQLLNRQLPQELTEFANKRGIKLFPKSFQDLTMGCSCPDFAIPCKHLAAVIYVIANEIDRNPFLVFQLKGLDILEEIQKDQTNVLGGSMGTVYSFKEICTDELPDDEDWHPDEKARASLDFSAIPSLSEQLLGLLSPDVTFTKSDFHKSLTKAYKLFSKPISDIKPFDQEEHPSFSDSIELQLDEVMAVKKISMFSEHGDPRSISGFTFSDLISWLDTLTEADWPEMSDSVRALYLTRQFTAALLRRGAIVPQLLRVGPAEEHYRVRWIPATLNEAIKQVTDRLATQIPPTLLTVRWQKEWLALADEQLVLTLCSMFLRKVIKPTTIELWERWPLEDADRLFFGIETLRFEGFGRKEMPLAMQLWLNDFFLTHKRFVPILAVEENEYGDEFRMTLLIRDREATDTQGATTAPIPLPDLLSKKKHAPIRMAVLQDLLVLSRHFPDLAKLTRLGGGAYLSYSPSEFVQVLLDTLPRMQLLGIALWLPKSLQHWVRPQVGARLKAKVTADNAFMRLDDMLTFDWQIALGDEMVSVNEFQKLVGRTTGLVKIKDQYVLIDPNELTKLYKQLENPPELTGSDLLKAALSEEYRGGRLGISAEVRKLVKQFTESAAQPLPDALNATLRPYQHRGYDWLVKNTALGMGSLLADDMGLGKTLQIIALLLKFKQEGRFKKQKGLVVLPTTLLTNWQKEIARFAPDLQAQVYHGPNRKLPATGDGYDLLLTTYGVVRSDQDKIKKTTWAVVVIDEAQNIKNSDTEQTKAVKALKAPIRIALSGTPVENRLSEFWSIMDFVNKGYLGGLSKFNEEFGKPIQQERDHQKLDQFRRITSPFLLRRVKTDRSIISDLPDKIENNQFCALTTEQAALYQSVVQESLRAIEEKDGIARRGLVLKLMTALKQIGNHPQQYLKKSNSKDGGPSPALSGKATLLLSLLETIYANHEKVLIFTQYKEMGELLSQFIQQAFGQQPLFLHGGTSRPDRDQMVEQFQKNRSDHTFILSLKAGGTGLNLTQANHVIHYDLWWNPAVESQATDRAFRIGQTKNVWVYRLMNQGTLEEKIDAMIRSKRELADLSVKTGETWLGDLNDKELKELVSLG from the coding sequence ATGGCAGAACGCATCACCTACGGCAAAACATGGTGGGGCCAGCAGTGGCTAAACGCCCTGACAAGCATCGACATGGCGAACCGCATTCCACGCGGAAAAACCTATGCCAATCAGGGTGCAGTAATGGGGTTACTGATTTCCAATAACCAGATTAGTGCGTCGGTTAAAGGATCAGCGCCCCGACCATATAAAATCAAATTATCAGTCCCTCTCTTTACCAATCAGGAAAAAGACTGGCTACTGACCGAAATTCGTGAGAATCCGGCCATTCTGGCGCAGCTTTTGAACCGCCAGCTACCTCAGGAATTAACCGAGTTTGCCAACAAGCGGGGTATCAAGCTGTTTCCGAAATCGTTTCAGGATTTGACGATGGGCTGCTCCTGTCCTGACTTTGCCATTCCCTGTAAGCATTTAGCGGCTGTTATTTATGTCATTGCCAACGAAATTGACCGAAATCCCTTCCTGGTTTTCCAGCTAAAAGGGTTGGATATTCTGGAAGAAATTCAGAAAGATCAGACCAACGTGCTTGGTGGGAGTATGGGAACCGTTTACTCGTTTAAAGAAATCTGCACCGACGAGCTTCCCGATGACGAAGACTGGCACCCTGATGAAAAAGCCCGTGCCAGTCTGGACTTTTCTGCCATTCCGTCCCTGTCAGAGCAATTATTAGGCTTGCTCTCACCTGATGTTACATTTACTAAAAGTGATTTCCACAAATCACTGACCAAAGCGTATAAGCTATTTAGTAAGCCAATATCCGATATAAAGCCATTCGACCAAGAAGAACACCCCAGCTTCAGCGACAGCATCGAACTACAACTCGATGAGGTGATGGCGGTGAAGAAAATAAGCATGTTCAGTGAGCACGGCGATCCGCGCTCGATCAGTGGTTTTACCTTTAGTGACCTGATTAGCTGGCTCGATACGCTTACCGAAGCCGACTGGCCCGAAATGAGCGACTCGGTGAGGGCGCTGTATCTGACTCGTCAATTCACCGCAGCGTTGCTCCGTCGGGGGGCAATTGTACCTCAATTGTTACGTGTTGGGCCGGCCGAGGAACACTACCGGGTGCGCTGGATTCCGGCAACTCTGAATGAAGCGATCAAACAGGTAACCGATCGGCTCGCCACGCAAATCCCGCCAACGCTCTTAACCGTTCGCTGGCAGAAAGAATGGCTGGCCCTGGCGGATGAGCAACTGGTATTGACGCTCTGTTCGATGTTTCTGCGCAAGGTCATCAAGCCAACAACCATCGAGCTTTGGGAACGATGGCCTCTCGAAGATGCTGATCGCCTATTTTTTGGTATTGAAACCTTACGGTTTGAAGGGTTCGGGCGGAAAGAAATGCCCCTGGCCATGCAACTATGGCTGAACGATTTCTTCCTGACTCACAAGCGATTCGTACCCATTCTGGCCGTAGAAGAGAATGAATATGGCGATGAGTTTCGTATGACCCTGCTCATTCGGGATCGGGAGGCAACTGATACACAAGGGGCAACTACGGCGCCTATTCCGTTGCCGGACTTATTATCTAAGAAAAAGCACGCACCCATTCGCATGGCTGTTTTGCAGGATCTGCTGGTGCTTTCCCGACATTTTCCTGATTTAGCTAAGTTGACCCGGTTGGGTGGAGGTGCTTACCTCTCCTACTCGCCTTCTGAATTTGTACAGGTCCTACTCGATACGTTGCCACGTATGCAGTTGCTGGGCATTGCGCTCTGGTTACCGAAGTCGCTTCAACACTGGGTTCGTCCACAGGTGGGGGCACGGTTGAAAGCGAAAGTCACGGCCGACAATGCCTTCATGCGCTTAGATGATATGCTAACCTTCGACTGGCAGATTGCCCTTGGCGATGAGATGGTCAGCGTAAATGAGTTCCAGAAGCTGGTGGGTCGCACAACGGGTTTGGTTAAAATCAAAGATCAATATGTGCTGATCGACCCAAATGAACTGACCAAACTCTACAAACAACTCGAAAATCCACCCGAGCTAACCGGCTCTGATCTGCTCAAGGCGGCTTTATCGGAGGAATACCGAGGAGGGCGTTTGGGTATTTCGGCCGAAGTTCGAAAGCTGGTCAAACAGTTTACCGAAAGTGCTGCCCAGCCCCTACCCGATGCATTGAACGCTACGCTCCGACCCTATCAGCATCGGGGGTATGACTGGCTCGTCAAGAATACGGCACTTGGCATGGGGAGCTTATTAGCCGATGATATGGGCTTGGGCAAAACACTGCAAATCATTGCGTTGCTGCTCAAATTCAAACAGGAGGGCCGATTTAAAAAGCAGAAAGGGCTGGTTGTTCTGCCAACTACTTTGCTGACGAATTGGCAAAAAGAAATTGCCCGCTTTGCCCCCGATTTACAGGCACAGGTTTATCATGGCCCGAACCGTAAATTACCGGCTACAGGCGATGGATATGATTTACTCCTGACGACGTATGGCGTTGTCCGCAGCGATCAGGACAAGATTAAGAAAACGACCTGGGCAGTGGTGGTTATCGACGAAGCCCAGAATATCAAAAATTCCGATACCGAACAGACAAAAGCGGTGAAAGCCTTAAAAGCCCCCATCCGAATTGCGCTCAGCGGTACGCCCGTCGAGAACCGCTTATCGGAGTTCTGGAGCATTATGGACTTCGTGAACAAAGGTTATTTGGGCGGCCTGAGCAAGTTTAACGAGGAGTTCGGCAAACCCATTCAGCAGGAGCGTGACCACCAGAAACTCGACCAATTCCGACGCATCACCAGCCCCTTTCTGCTACGTCGCGTGAAAACTGACCGAAGCATTATCAGCGACCTGCCCGATAAAATTGAGAATAACCAATTCTGTGCCCTCACCACCGAACAGGCAGCCCTTTACCAAAGCGTTGTTCAGGAGAGCCTACGCGCTATCGAAGAAAAAGACGGCATTGCCCGCCGAGGTCTGGTCCTGAAACTAATGACGGCGCTCAAACAAATCGGCAACCATCCGCAGCAATATCTGAAGAAGAGCAACAGCAAAGATGGCGGCCCATCGCCTGCTCTTTCGGGTAAAGCCACGCTGCTGCTCAGCCTGCTCGAAACAATTTATGCCAACCACGAGAAAGTCCTAATTTTCACCCAATACAAAGAAATGGGTGAGTTGTTATCGCAGTTTATCCAGCAGGCATTCGGTCAACAGCCTCTCTTCCTACACGGCGGAACTTCTCGCCCCGACCGCGATCAGATGGTCGAACAGTTCCAGAAAAATCGTAGCGATCATACGTTTATCCTGTCGCTTAAAGCAGGGGGTACGGGACTGAATCTAACCCAGGCGAACCACGTCATTCACTACGATTTGTGGTGGAATCCAGCCGTCGAATCGCAGGCCACCGACCGGGCTTTCCGCATTGGTCAAACGAAGAACGTATGGGTTTATCGGCTCATGAACCAGGGAACCCTCGAAGAAAAAATCGACGCCATGATCCGCTCCAAACGCGAACTAGCCGACCTCAGCGTCAAAACCGGCGAAACCTGGCTGGGTGATTTGAATGATAAGGAGTTGAAGGAACTGGTGAGTTTAGGGTAA